The Euphorbia lathyris chromosome 8, ddEupLath1.1, whole genome shotgun sequence genome has a window encoding:
- the LOC136203010 gene encoding cellulose synthase A catalytic subunit 1 [UDP-forming] codes for MEASSGMVAGSYRRNELVRIRHDSDSGPKPLKNLNGQTCQICGDNVGLTETGDFFVACNECAFPVCRPCYEYERKDGTQSCPQCKTRYKRHKGSPRVEGDEDEDDVDDLENEFNYAQGNRKTRRQWQGDDVELSSSSRHESQQPIPLLTNGHSVSGEIPCATPDNQSVRTTSGPLGPTEKHVNSSPYVDPRQPVPVRIVDPSKDLNSYGLGNVDWKERVEGWKLKQEKNMMQVTSRYPEGKGDMEGTGSNGEELQMVDDARQPLSRVVPISSSHLTPYRVVIILRLIILGFFMQYRTTHPVKDAYPLWITSVICEIWFALSWLLDQFPKWSPINRETYLDRLALRFDREGEPSQLAPVDVFVSTVDPLKEPPLVTANTVLSILAVDYPVDKISCYVSDDGSAMLTFESLSETAEFARKWVPFCKKHNIEPRAPEFYFAQKIDYLKDKVQPSFVKERRAMKREYEEFKVRINALVAKAQKMPEEGWTMQDGTPWPGNNPRDHPGMIQVFLGHNGSLDTDGNELPRLVYVSREKRPGFQHHKKAGAMNALIRVSAVLTNGAYLLNVDCDHYFNNSKAVREAMCFMMDPAYGKKTCYVQFPQRFDGIDLHDRYANRNIVFFDINLKGLDGIQGPVYVGTGCCFNRQALYGYDPVLTEEDLEPNIIVKSCCGSRKKGRSGNKKYADKKRTMKRTESTVPIFNMEDIEEGVEGYDDERSLLMSQKSLEKRFGQSPVFIAATFMEMGGIPPSTNPATLLKEAIHVLSCGYEDKSEWGKEIGWIYGSVTEDILTGFKMHARGWISIYCMPPRPAFKGSAPINLSDRLNQVLRWALGSIEILLSRHCPIWYGYNGRLRLLERLAYINTIVYPLTSIPLLAYCTLPAFCLLTNKFIIPEISNYASMWFILLFVSIFTTGILELRWSGVSIEDWWRNEQFWVIGGTSAHLFAVFQGLLKVLAGIDTNFTVTSKASDEDGDFTELYVFKWTSLLIPPTTVLIVNMVGIVAGVSLAVNSGYQSWGPLFGKLFFAIWVIAHLYPFLKGLLGRQNRTPTIVIVWSFLLASIFSLLWVRIDPFISNSEKTNGQCGINC; via the exons ATGGAAGCAAGTTCCGGCATGGTGGCCGGATCCTACCGGAGGAACGAGTTGGTCCGGATTCGCCACGATTCCGATAGTGGG CCCAAACCCCTCAAGAATTTGAATGGCCAGACCTGTCAGATATGTGGTGATAATGTCGGACTTACAGAAACTGGTGATTTCTTTGTTGCTTGCAATGAGTGTGCTTTTCCAGTTTGCCGTCCTTGTTATGAGTATGAGCGGAAAGATGGGACGCAGTCTTGCCCTCAATGCAAGACTAGATACAAGAGACACAAAG GAAGTCCTCGGGTAGAgggagatgaagatgaagatgatgtTGATGATCTAGAGAATGAGTTCAATTATGCCCAAGGCAATAGGAAGACAAGACGCCAATGGCAGGGTGATGATGTGGAACTTTCATCATCATCCAGGCATGAATCTCAACAACCAATTCCCCTACTCACAAATGGGCATTCA GTTTCTGGGGAAATTCCTTGTGCTACACCTGACAACCAATCTGTGAGAACTACTTCTGGTCCATTGGGTCCTACTGAAAAGCATGTTAACTCCTCTCCTTATGTTGATCCAAGGCAGCCAG TTCCTGTTAGAATTGTGGATCCATCAAAAGATTTGAATTCTTACGGCCTTGGTAATGTTGACTGGAAGGAACGTGTTGAAGGTTGGAAACTGAAACAGGAGAAAAATATGATGCAGGTGACTAGTAGATACCCTGAAGGAAAGGGAGACATGGAAGGCACAGGATCAAATGGAGAAGAACTCCAAAT GGTTGATGATGCTAGACAACCTCTAAGTCGTGTGGTGCCAATATCTTCATCTCATTTAACCCCTTATCGTGTTGTAATCATTCTCCGTCTTATTATTTTGGGTTTCTTCATGCAATACCGTACAACTCACCCAGTCAAAGATGCATATCCATTGTGGATAACATCAGTTATTTGTGAGATTTGGTTTGCTCTGTCTTGGCTGCTGGATCAGTTTCCAAAGTGGTCTCCGATCAATCGTGAAACCTACCTCGACAGGCTTGCTCTGAG ATTTGACCGCGAGGGGGAACCATCACAGTTGGCACCTGTTGATGTCTTCGTTAGTACTGTGGATCCCCTCAAAGAACCTCCTCTTGTTACAGCCAACACGGTTTTGTCCATTCTTGCTGTTGATTACCCTGTCGACAAGATCTCTTGCTATGTTTCAGATGATGGTTCAGCAATGTTAACTTTTGAATCTCTTTCTGAAACTGCTGAGTTTGCAAGGAAGTGGGTGCCTTTCTGCAAGAAGCACAACATTGAGCCTAGGGCACCTGAGTTTTATTTTGCCCAAAAGATTGATTATTTAAAGGACAAGGTACAACCTTCTTTTGTGAAGGAGCGTCGAGCAATGAAG AGAGAATATGAAGAATTCAAGGTGCGGATCAATGCCCTTGTTGCCAAAGCACAGAAGATGCCCGAAGAAGGTTGGACAATGCAGGATGGCACTCCATGGCCTGGAAATAATCCTAGGGATCATCCGGGAATGATACAG GTGTTCTTGGGGCATAATGGCAGCCTCGATACAGATGGAAATGAGCTACCTCGACTTGTATATGTTTCTCGTGAGAAGAGACCTGGCTTCCAGCATCACAAGAAAGCCGGGGCAATGAATGCACTG ATTAGAGTTTCAGCTGTCTTGACGAACGGTGCCTATCTTTTGAACGTGGATTGTGATCACTACTTCAATAACAGCAAAGCTGTTAGAGAAGCAATGTGCTTCATGATGGATCCTGCCTATGGCAAGAAAACATGCTATGTACAATTCCCACAGCGTTTTGATGGCATTGATTTGCACGATCGATATGCCAATCGCAATATTGTGTTTTTCGAT ATCAACTTGAAAGGGCTCGATGGAATCCAGGGTCCAGTCTATGTGGGAACTGGTTGTTGTTTCAACAGGCAAGCTCTATATGGTTATGACCCAGTTTTGACGGAGGAGGATTTGGAACCGAACATCATTGTCAAGAGTTGTTGTGGTtcaagaaagaaaggaagaagtgGTAATAAGAAGTATGCTGACAAGAAGAGGACAATGAAAAGAACAGAATCCACTGTTCCCATATTCAATATGGAAGATATTGAAGAGGGAGTTGAAG GATATGATGATGAGAGGTCTCTTCTTATGTCCCAGAAGAGTCTAGAAAAGCGTTTCGGTCAATCCCCAGTTTTCATTGCAGCCACCTTCATGGAAATGGGAGGCATTCCACCGTCAACTAATCCCGCAACTCTTCTAAAAGAAGCCATACATGTTCTTAGCTGTGGATACGAAGACAAGTCTGAATGGGGCAAAGAG ATTGGATGGATTTACGGTTCTGTGACAGAAGATATTTTAACCGGGTTCAAGATGCACGCACGTGGTTGGATATCAATCTACTGTATGCCTCCACGCCCAGCATTTAAGGGGTCTGCTCCTATCAATCTTTCCGATCGTTTGAATCAGGTTCTTCGGTGGGCCTTGGGATCTATCGAAATTTTGCTCAGTAGGCATTGCCCCATATGGTATGGCTACAACGGAAGATTAAGGCTTCTCGAGAGGCTGGCATACATTAACACCATTGTGTATCCACTCACCTCGATCCCTTTGCTTGCTTACTGCACGCTTCCTGCGTTCTGCCTTCTGACTAATAAGTTTATTATTCCTGAG ATAAGCAACTATGCTAGTATGTGGTTTATTCTTCTCTTCGTCTCAATTTTCACAACTGGAATACTCGAGCTGAGGTGGAGTGGAGTTAGCATCGAAGATTGGTGGAGGAACGAACAATTCTGGGTCATTGGAGGTACATCAGCTCATCTTTTCGCCGTGTTCCAAGGTCTTCTCAAAGTGCTCGCAGGTATCGATACCAACTTCACCGTCACCTCAAAAGCTTCAGATGAAGATGGGGACTTTACCGAGCTCTATGTTTTCAAATGGACATCCCTTCTCATCCCACCAACCACTGTACTAATCGTGAACATGGTCGGCATTGTGGCTGGCGTTTCGTTAGCTGTAAACAGCGGATACCAATCATGGGGTCCACTCTTCGGCAAACTGTTCTTCGCCATATGGGTTATTGCTCATTTATACCCTTTCTTAAAGGGTTTGTTGGGTCGACAGAATCGCACCCCAACCATTGTCATCGTCTGGTCCTTTCTCCTCGCTTCCATCTTCTCATTGCTATGGGTTCGTATCGACCCCTTTATCTCGAACTCTGAAAAGACAAATGGTCAATGTGGCATCAATTGCTAA